In Pecten maximus chromosome 10, xPecMax1.1, whole genome shotgun sequence, one genomic interval encodes:
- the LOC117336747 gene encoding uncharacterized protein LOC117336747, protein MLHSKTKKDAWILMVIVLVTSLRDAALKNKERRMDFDGDCFTDADYLNLMGVSKDSFDDICKHVKDIRHTAVRSIRTCLGIFLTKLRSGMSNKMLSTLFNVGPDAIKRAITSGRKALMTDFVPKNIGFNHVTREEIISNHTRHLAQTLFGGPLLPAILVIDGTYIYIQKSSKFQFPRRSYNMHKHRPLVKPMIFVSTTGYIVSVLGPYLRHSKNNDAEILKHALKTDEEAIRSWLQEDDIFIVDRDFRDSIDFLEAMEIKSEMPSFLKKNQKQHTVEESNTSRLVPKLRWVVESVNGRLKTWRFLNNIVPNSQIPYIRDYVQSILFVQ, encoded by the coding sequence ATGCTGCActcaaaaacaaagaaagacGCATGGATTTTGATGGTGATTGTTTTAGTTACAAGTTTGCGTGATGCTGCActcaaaaacaaagaaagacGCATGGATTTTGATGGTGATTGTTTCACAGATGCAGATTACCTGAACCTGATGGGAGTCAGCAAAGACTCTTTTGATGACATCTGTAAACATGTTAAAGACATACGTCATACAGCCGTTAGAAGTATTAGGACATGTCTTGGAATTTTCTTGACCAAACTGCGATCTGGAATGTCAAACAAAATGTTGTCCACTCTGTTTAATGTTGGTCCAGATGCTATAAAAAGAGCAATTACATCAGGAAGAAAGGCATTAATGACAGACTTTGTTCCAAAAAACATTGGCTTCAATCATGTTACAAGGGAggaaattatttcaaatcataCAAGACATTTAGCACAAACATTATTTGGAGGACCCCTTCTACCAGCAATACTTGTCATAGATGGCACATACATCTACATTCAGAAGAGCTCCAAGTTTCAGTTTCCGCGTCGGTCCTACAACATGCACAAACACAGGCCTTTGGTTAAACCAATGATCTTCGTTTCAACTACTGGTTATATTGTCAGTGTGCTTGGTCCATACTTGAGACACTCCAAAAACAATGATGCTGAAATTTTGAAACATGCATTAAAAACAGATGAGGAGGCCATAAGGTCATGGTTACAGGAAGATGACATTTTCATCGTTGACAGAGACTTTCGGGATTCTATTGATTTCTTGGAGGCTATGGAAATCAAATCAGAAATGCCCTCTTTCTTAAAAAAGAATCAGAAGCAACACACAGTAGAGGAAAGCAACACATCTAGGCTGGTGCCAAAGCTGAGATGGGTAGTAGAGTCTGTCAATGGACGCTTGAAGACTTGGAGATTTCTAAATAACATTGTTCCAAATTCTCAGATACCCTACATCAGAGACTATGTACAGAGTATCCTGTTTGTGCAATAA